The nucleotide sequence TGGACCGGGCCGGGTAGTTCGAACACGACCCCCAAGCCCATCAAAGGCGATCAGACGCTGAACCCCGCTTTCAACACGGATCGGTGGGTGGAAAGTGGCGCCTACGGACGGCTGCGGACAGCGCAGCTCGCCTATAATTTCTCTTCCGCGATGCTGAACCGCCTGAAAATGGGCTCGGCGCGGGTGTATGTGAATGCCCAGAACCTGTTTACCATAACCAACTACTCCGGCTACAACCCAGACGTAGTTGGGGATGTAGGGAGCGGACAGCAGAACCAGAGTAACTTCATCGGACGCGGCATCGACCAGGGTAATTACCCGGTACCCCGCGTTATCAGCGCCGGTCTGCAACTGAGTTTCTGAGCGGTTAACTAAATCATTCCGTCCATTGTACAATACGACTTTACCATGAATACGAAAACACTGGTACTCTCCAGTCTACTAACCGGGGGCGTCCTGTTCAGTTGCAACGAAAGCAAACTGCTCGATCAGGTCAACCCTAACCAGGCCTCGACGGCGACCTTCTGGAAAACCTCCGATGACGCCATCAAGGGACTTAACGCGGCTTACAGTGGCATGCAGGATCGCCGGTTCTCGCTCTGGATTCGCTTTTTGACAGACCTTAGTTCCGATGAAGGCTATAGCCAGAGCCCCTGGACCGACCTGGGCAACCTGAGCAAGTTCATCGTAACGGACTATAATATTCCCATGAACCGGGAATCGTTTGAAGCGGCTTACCAGGGTATCTATCGCACCAGCCAGGTGCTGGAGAACGTGCCCAATATCCAGATGGACGCTACCCTGCAAAAGCGGATACTGGCCGAAGCCAAAGTGATCCGGGCGTATTTTTATTACAACATGGCCAACATCTGGGGCAATGTGCCACTGGTACTTACCTCCCAGACGCTGGGCGATCGGCCCAAGCAGTCAACGCAGGCTGAGGTATTTGCGCAGGTGATTAAAGACTGCCAGGAAGCCGCCGTTGACCTGCCCGAAAGCTACTCGGGTCAGGACGTAGGGCGGCTGCACAAGTATAGCGCCATTGCCCTGATGGGTAAAACTTACATGCAGCAACGCAAATGGACCGAAGCGGCCGCTGCCTTCAAGCAGATCATCGACAAGACACCGACGCGCTTTGACCTGGTTCCGGATTTCAAAGACAACTTTACGACCCTGCTGGAGAACAATAAAGAGTCGCTGTTCGAAATCCAGTATTACGACGAAAACGAGAGTAAAGTGGGTGGCGCTGTCAACTACGACGTTGCGGGAGGGTCGGAGTCCTCCGAGCGGGCGCAGTTCTTTGGTTTACGGAACACCAACGGTTTCAGCAAAGGCGGCTGGTGCGATGGACAACCTACCAAATGGCTTTACAACGAGTTTCTGAAGGAGAAAGACAAAAGCGGTAAGGTTGACTATCGGCTTGATTACACCATATTTTACGGTGGCAGTACGCTCAAACCGCACGGCTATAGCTATGCGGACCTGACAAAGCTGGCGGCCGGCAGCGACTATCTGCCCGACCGGGATCGGTTCTGGATTAAGTACACGAACTACTACCAGGCAACGGATAGTTATTTCTCGGGTATTAACGACCGGGTCATTCGCTTAGCCGACGTGTACCTGCTTTACGCGGAAGCCCTGAACGAACTCGGTCAGACGGCGCAGGGAATCCCATTTGCCAACAAAGTCCGGGCGCGGGTCAACATGAACGAGTTGCCCCTCACGTTGACGCAGGCCGCTTTCCGCGAGCAGCTCCGCCACGACCGCGTGGTTGAACTGGCCGGCGAAACTCAGCGCTTCTGGGATATGAAGCGCTACGGTATCCTCGGTCCCGAACTGGCCGGACCCGATGCCGGTAAAAAGCCGGCT is from Spirosoma taeanense and encodes:
- a CDS encoding RagB/SusD family nutrient uptake outer membrane protein, whose translation is MNTKTLVLSSLLTGGVLFSCNESKLLDQVNPNQASTATFWKTSDDAIKGLNAAYSGMQDRRFSLWIRFLTDLSSDEGYSQSPWTDLGNLSKFIVTDYNIPMNRESFEAAYQGIYRTSQVLENVPNIQMDATLQKRILAEAKVIRAYFYYNMANIWGNVPLVLTSQTLGDRPKQSTQAEVFAQVIKDCQEAAVDLPESYSGQDVGRLHKYSAIALMGKTYMQQRKWTEAAAAFKQIIDKTPTRFDLVPDFKDNFTTLLENNKESLFEIQYYDENESKVGGAVNYDVAGGSESSERAQFFGLRNTNGFSKGGWCDGQPTKWLYNEFLKEKDKSGKVDYRLDYTIFYGGSTLKPHGYSYADLTKLAAGSDYLPDRDRFWIKYTNYYQATDSYFSGINDRVIRLADVYLLYAEALNELGQTAQGIPFANKVRARVNMNELPLTLTQAAFREQLRHDRVVELAGETQRFWDMKRYGILGPELAGPDAGKKPANLSDFDTDFTTYQKGKSELYPIPLYETDANPNIKQNPGW